From a single Sorghum bicolor cultivar BTx623 chromosome 5, Sorghum_bicolor_NCBIv3, whole genome shotgun sequence genomic region:
- the LOC8082091 gene encoding uncharacterized protein LOC8082091 — translation MASRSRRRAVQSKNADAILLPAYRAHLANRRCSPARRARCSSPGRAAPRPPCLARPARRARPAAPCPPAAFYTGGQLLPSSAFRHQLGGGSPLPWFLAAAGDEEEEEEKMDMLWEDFNEELASVPPLCPLSPVINKGSALAMKEAAGWLGYDGDMIVVDLEKHVNDKHPRRPHPQDDGRVVRRRKWSLRLMLRLLKKLFLVKKSRNPRTAPAPI, via the exons atggcgtcgag atcacggcgccgagctgTTCAATCCAAAAACGCCGACGCCATCCTCCTCCCTGCCTACCGCGCCCACCTCGCAAACCGCCGTTGCTCGCCCGCCCGCCGCGCTCGCTGTTCCTCGcccggccgcgccgcgccgcgcccgcCGTGCCTCGCCCGCCCGGCGCGCCGCGCTCGCCCCGCCGCGCCGTGCCCGCCCGCCGCTTTCTATACAGGAGGGCAGCTTCTTCCATCATCAGCATTCCGACACCAGCTCGGCGGCGGCTCGCCTTTGCCGTGGTTCCTCGCCGCTGCCGGggacgaggaagaggaggaggagaagatggACATGCTGTGGGAGGACTTCAACGAGGAGCTCGCGAGCGTGCCGCCGCTGTGCCCGCTAAGCCCTGTGATCAACAAGGGATCAGCGCTGGCGATGAAGGAGGCGGCCGGCTGGCTCGGTTACGACGGCGACATGATCGTCGTCGACCTGGAGAAGCACGTCAACGACAAGCATCCCCGCCGCCCACATCCACAGGATGACGGCAGGGTGGTCCGTCGCCGGAAGTGGAGCCTGAGGCTGATGCTCAGGCTGCTCAAGAAGCTGTTCCTGGTCAAGAAGTCCAGGAACCCGAGGACTGCACCTGCACCCATCTGA
- the LOC8070218 gene encoding putative disease resistance protein RGA1: MAELVVGPLLSMVKNKACNYLMDQFKVMQGMEKQRKILERKLPAILDIIQDAEEKGGFRPGVAAWLKDLRTVAYEANDVFDEFNYEALRRQAKKKGHHSKLSMEVVDRNPIVFRYRMGKKLRKIVQTIEVLVTEMNAFGFSHLQQAPASKPWRISDSILVDSDKDIVSRSRDKEKNKIVGILLHEASKMDLLVLPIVGMGGLGKTTFIQLVYNDPAIQKHFQLQRWCSVSDSFDIANIASRICQTNENDQGSENALKNLQKLTNGKRYLIVLDDVWNRDEAKWEKLLTCLKQGDKGSTVLATTRDKEVARIMAIGASESYNLEKLSNKHLKEIVQSRAFSLENPYSDELVGILDTIVDRCAGSPLVAKVFGSMLSTRKSLKEWKDISTKSNICNERTGILPMLKLSFEDLPSHMKQCFALCAIFPKNYEIAVELLIELWMAHDLIPVREDEHPETAGEEVFKELTWRSFFGELKQKSPFDYGERLQLRTGTICKIHDLMHDIALSVAGKECATIVDEPSMKKLLQNPITRHLFWSHESNDFLKKESPSLRTLFCTDYGSFRHISKYTSLRALHLPHMELCRVEMRQLQHLRYLNLSGNLQLKEFPEDLSILYNLQTLNLSHCEQLRQLPKDMKYMASLRHLYTNGCKSLTCMPPGLGQITSLQTITYFVVGACPGCSTIRELQNLNLGGELELNCLENATEALAKSASLQNKEKLTHLSLEWNSEGQEKPVQDCHQKVLHALKPHGGLQMLRIVNYKGNRLPLWITDHSQLQHLTELRLLGCMLCEEFPWFSHFKALEVLHLEKLNKLQSLCSDMSSMPFPALKELQLHDLESLERWVATEGKEDELAFPVLEELDIENCPKLTSLPEAPKLKVMRLDEDKVLLSSAVVSRHMSSLSKLQLCVRDTEETPPQVNQDHESSLAELILQGCQFFFSSDAWKCFRMVVCLEITGCDFLVYWPEEIFQSMASLKNLGISNCSNLIGATLEKNAEPIQTTTNQVLPYLDMINIFNCDSLKELFMLPLSRCIDVCDCPRLEHIWRDDKNSETSTSRSHTCLEAICIARCANLVTLPNLPPSLKDLQVGICVALRSVSGHLDALENLIIIDCGNLVELPDLPPTLKELRIQICGELCYVSGSLDALEELQIDHCNKLQSLESIGDLPLLQILRIESCNRLAVLPGNHGSYLSLRELRIKYCPAIDMKQLYSCHQQRLDGLEDKDVSHAHSRNPFEGPKLREPKTWHYAVPWCRDWAIWRHIN; this comes from the exons ATGGCCGAGCTAGTGGTCGGGCCACTGCTCTCCATGGTGAAGAATAAGGCATGCAACTACCTGATGGACCAGTTCAAGGTGATGCAAGGTATGGAGAAGCAGCGTAAGATCCTGGAGCGCAAGCTGCCGGCAATCTTGGACATAATTCAGGATGCAGAGGAGAAAGGAGGTTTCAGACCCGGAGTAGCAGCTTGGCTGAAAGATCTTAGGACAGTAGCCTATGAGGCCAATGACGTCTTTGATGAGTTCAATTACGAGGCACTTCGGCgacaagccaagaagaaggggcACCACAGCAAGCTCAGCATGGAGGTTGTGGATCGCAATCCTATTGTATTTCGCTACAGGATGGGCAAGAAGCTACGCAAGATTGTGCAGACCATCGAGGTCCTGGTGACCGAAATGAATGCATTTGGCTTTAGTCACCTGCAGCAAGCTCCAGCATCAAAGCCATGGCGGATTTCAGATTCTATTTTGGTTGACTCTGACAAGGATATTGTCAGCAGATCTAGGGACAAAGAGAAGAACAAAATTGTGGGGATACTGCTTCATGAAGCTAGCAAAATGGACCTATTGGTATTACCAATTGTTGGGATGGGTGGGCTGGGCAAGACAACATTTATCCAACTTGTCTATAATGACCCAGCAATTCAGAAGCACTTTCAGCTCCAGAGATGGTGTTCTGTGTCAGATAGTTTTGACATTGCTAATATTGCAAGTAGAATTTGCCAGACCAATGAAAATGATCAAGGTAGTGAAAATGCATTGAAGAATCTCCAGAAACTAACAAATGGAAAGAGGTACCTAATTGTGCTAGATGATGTATGGAATCGGGATGAGGCAAAGTGGGAAAAATTGTTGACTTGCCTCAAGCAAGGTGATAAGGGCAGTACAGTATTGGCAACAACACGTGATAAGGAAGTAGCTCGAATTATGGCCATTGGAGCATCTGAATCCTACAATCTTGAAAAACTGAGTAACAAGCATTTGAAAGAAATAGTACAAAGTAGAGCATTCAGTTTAGAAAATCCCTATAGTGATGAGCTGGTTGGCATTCTTGATACGATTGTCGACCGATGTGCTGGTTCTCCTTTGGTTGCCAAAGTCTTTGGCTCTATGTTGAGTACCAGAAAAAGTTTGAAAGAATGGAAGGACATATCTACCAAAAGTAACATTTGTAACGAAAGAACTGGGATCTTACCGATGCTGAAGCTCAGTTTTGAAGACCTGCCATCACATATGAAGCAATGCTTTGCATTATGTGCTATATTTCCCAAAAACTACGAAATTGCTGTGGAACTGTTGATAGAGCTTTGGATGGCACATGACTTGATACCTGTCCGGGAAGATGAACATCCTGAGACTGCAGGAGAAGAAGTTTTCAAGGAGCTTACTTGGAGGTCATTTTTTGGAGAATTGAAGCAAAAAAGTCCGTTTGATTACGGAGAAAGGTTGCAGCTTCGTACCGGAACCATATGCAAAATACATGATCTCATGCATGACATTGCTCTTTCTGTTGCGGGGAAAGAATGTGCCACTATAGTTGATGAGCCAAGCATGAAGAAATTGTTGCAAAATCCTATTACTCGGCACTTGTTCTGGTCACATGAATCCAATGATTTTTTGAAGAAAGAATCTCCTTCTCTCCGGACATTATTCTGTACAGACTATGGCTCCTTTAGACATATATCAAAGTACACCTCACTGCGAGCACTGCACCTTCCTCACATGGAGCTATGTAGAGTTGAAATGAGGCAATTGCAGCACCTAAGGTATCTTAATCTATCAGGAAATCTGCAACTGAAGGAATTTCCTGAAGATTTAAGCATACTGTATAATCTACAAACGTTGAACCTTTCTCATTGCGAACAACTTCGCCAGCTCCCAAAGGATATGAAGTATATGGCAAGCCTCCGACACCTCTATACTAATGGATGCAAGTCATTGACGTGCATGCCTCCAGGACTGGGACAGATCACTTCTCTACAGACTATAACATATTTTGTTGTTGGTGCTTGCCCGGGCTGCAGTACTATCAGAGAACTACAAAACTTAAACCTTGGTGGCGAGTTAGAGCTAAATTGTCTGGAAAATGCAACGGAAGCACTTGCAAAATCAGCCAGTCTTCAAAATAAAGAGAAACTCACACATCTATCACTTGAATGGAATAGTGAAGGTCAAGAGAAACCAGTGCAAGATTGCCATCAGAAGGTGTTGCATGCTCTTAAACCTCATGGTGGTCTGCAGATGCTAAGGATAGTTAACTACAAAGGCAACAGGTTACCATTGTGGATAACAGATCACAGTCAGTTGCAGCACTTGACTGAGCTCCGTCtgcttggttgtatgttgtgtGAGGAATTTCCTTGGTTCAGCCATTTCAAAGCTCTTGAAGTTCTTCATTTAGAAAAGCTGAACAAATTGCAAAGCCTGTGCAGTGATATGTCATCCATGCCATTTCCAGCACTAAAGGAACTCCAGTTACACGATTTGGAGAGTTTGGAGAGATGGGTGGCAACAGAAGGCAAAGAAGATGAACTGGCATTTCCTGTACTTGAGGAGCTTGATATTGAAAACTGTCCTAAGTTGACTAGTCTGCCTGAAGCACCAAAGCTCAAGGTTATGAGGCTGGATGAAGACAAGGTGCTTCTGTCCTCAGCAGTAGTATCAAGGCACATGTCCTCACTGTCCAAGCTACAATTGTGCGTCCGTGACACAGAAGAGACACCACCACAGGTCAATCAGGATCATGAATCGTCTCTGGCAGAACTTATTTTGCAGGGCTGTCAATTTTTCTTCTCCTCTGATGCATGGAAATGCTTTAGAATGGTTGTTTGTTTGGAAATTACCGGATGTGACTTTCTGGTCTACTGGCCAGAGGAAATCTTCCAAAGCATGGCTTCTTTGAAGAATTTGGGGATCTCTAACTGTAGCAACCTAATAGGGGCCACACTGGAGAAAAATGCTGAACCTATACAAACAACAACAAATCAAGTCCTGCCGTATCTAGACATGATAAACATATTCAATTGTGACAGTCTGAAAGAGCTTTTCATGCTTCCCCTGTCTCGATGTATTGATGTATGTGACTGCCCCAGACTTGAGCACATTTGGAGAGACGACAAGAATTCTGAGACATCTACATCACGATCTCATACATGCCTAGAAGCTATATGTATTGCTCGCTGCGCCAACCTTGTGACACTTCCAAACCTGCCACCATCCCTCAAGGATTTACAGGTCGGCATCTGTGTGGCGCTTCGTTCTGTGTCAGGGCACTTGGATGCACTTGAGAATCTAATCATAATTGATTGTGGCAACCTGGTAGAACTTCCAGATTTACCACCAACCCTAAAGGAATTAAGGATCCAAATTTGTGGGGAGCTCTGTTATGTGTCAGGGAGCCTAGATGCACTCGAGGAATTACAAATTGATCACTGCAACAAGTTGCAGTCTCTTGAGTCAATAGGAGACCTGCCATTATTACAGATACTGAGAATTGAGAGTTGTAACCGCCTTGCAGTCTTACCTGGTAATCATGGGAGTTACCTTTCACTTCGTGAACTTAGGATCAAATATTGCCCGGCCATAGATATGAAGCAGCTTTACTCATGCCACCAACAGAGGCTTGACGGCCTCGAAGATAAAGATGTATCCCATGCTCATTCAAGAAACCCATTTGAAG GGCCTAAACTAAGGGAACCAAAAACATGGCATTATGCTGTACCTTGGTGTCGAGATTGGGCAATCTGGCGACACATTAACTGA